cgaTTACGGCTTACTGCAAAAATCCAATATTTCAAAGTTATTAGAATAaagatttataatacagaaatgtcaacgtGAGAAGAGCTCGAATCATTAATcactaattaactcaaaacaccttttTACTAAAAAGACCACAGCTCAGTCCAGAACACAAGGTGTCCAGTTCGATAGTACACACATGACAAACAAATTCCAGCTcgcatttacaaatcatttcaaatgaaaagtCTTATGTTAGAGGGAGATGTCAGTCATGTGTCTCACTCAGAGGTCTGGATTGGTTGACTAAAGTGGGCATTCCCGCTGGTTAAATGTGTATTCCATGCTTGATATTGTAGcgtttgggggaaaaaacaggaaaacataaaatcatgaattctgctaaaACCCAGAGAGTAAGAAATAATGTCCTACGCAACAGAATACTACAGTccataacaaataatatatcATAGTTTTATACCTGAATCTCTTTACCTctctttaaaaaatgaaaattaaaaaagtgTGAACTTGTCAAATTAAGATACAAAATCTGACGGCTTTATGTTCGAGCACTTGTGTCTCCTTAATGAAATTGAATAAGCATAGCTCCGCCCACAGTGTCCACAGAAGTACGGCTTCTGTCCTGTGTGAATACGCGCGTGTTGTGTGAGATCACTCTGACGAGTAAAACTTTTCTCACACTGTCCACAATGATACGGCTTatgtcctgtgtgaatgcgctcgtgtATTTGGAGAGCACATAGCtgggtaaaactcttcccacactgtccacagcaatacggcttctctcctgtgtgaacgcgCTTGTGTCGTTGGAGATGACCCTGAGAAGTAAAACTATTCCCACATTGTCCACAATGATACGGCTTctgtcctgtgtgaatgcgctcgtgtATTTGGAGCACACATAGTCGGGcaaaacttttcccacactgtccacagcaATACGGCTTCtcccctgtgtgaatgcgctcatgtaTTTTGAGATCACACTGACGAGTAAAACtattcccacactgtccacagtgatacggcttctctcctgtgtgaatgcgctcgtgtatttggagattactctgacaagtaaaacttttcccacactgtccacagggatacggcttctctcctgtgtgaatgcgctcatgaTGTCGGAGGACACTCTGACAggtaaaactctttccacactgcgagcactgatacggcttctctcctgtgtgaagaCGCTCGTGTCGTTGGAGATGCCACTGACGAGTAAAATTCTTCCCACACTgcgagcagtgatacggcttctctccggtgtgaatgcgctcgtgtCGGTGGAGATGCCACTGACgcttaaaactcttcccacaatcTGAGCAGTGGTACATCTGGAAAACACAATAACATTATTCAAGATGTTCAAgttattttagattttgtccCCATGTGTTTATGGAATTGTGTTTGGAAACGTCTCCTACAATACTGTAATACGGCTTGACCTCCCAATCACGCAGCTTTAATGGCTGCAACAGCTTTGTAATTTTAGATTTGCAACGTAATTCCATTGATTGCAGCCCAATTTTACTAATACCACAACCACTGTGACTGATCATTTTATAACAGCGGAGATGAACAAGACTTAACTTACACATCATTTCTCATCACTAATCACACAGAAATAGTTCATGTAGATCTTCATATGTTTATAAAATTCGGAGACTAGCCATACAAAGATGACCTCGCTCTGGACGTCAGTGTTTTTTCAGGCTGAAGCACTGAATGTGTTTAGACTCTGCAAAATCTACATGGAACTTTGTGTGTTTCCAAACACAATGGATTACAGCattattgtaataaaaaataatctggTTGTCATTCAGGTGTGAAGTTATAGCTCATGTCACATGCAGGCTTCTTAAAATTCCAGTAACGCCACTTCCCTGGAGACTTGTATGGTGGTCGCTAGGCTTGTGTGATATAATCAGTCTGTACGGGATTTCAGGGAGTTTCTTGTAATTGTGGCAACCAAAAATACTCGAATTTGCTGAGGCTTTTTTCAAAGTTTTAATACAAcctgcagagttttttgtgcttcttctgtggatgtaaacttttgaacaggatgattggtgtgaattgttattttgtttaaagttcCTTCTTTCCCATTTAGTACAGCCCTTCAGACACTAAATAaaatagttacatgtctcccagaagacaaaatactaataatttacactgatcatcctgttcacaagtttacaccccctggctcttaatgtatggTGTTACcatcttgagcatcagtgaacgtttgcaccttatatttacatttattcacttagcagatgcttttatccaaagcgacttacaaatgagaaagatacaagcaaagcgatatatcaagcagagaacaatacaagaagtgctaccatacaagatctattaattgaattccagaagaagcaaagtgcagagtagaggggtaagtgcatttaaaaaatttttttctttttttattatgagttggttaggtgttcatggaagaggtgggtatttagctgttttttgaagatggtatATCATCTTCATATGATTATATattagttgtgtacgagtccctcagttgtcctcagtgtgaaaagacggatctcaacaTCAGTCAGTCCACAGCTGGTTAACCGTTCCAGACAAGATTAAAGGTACAGTGGTGTCCCagatgtaaatggtctgcacttatatagcacttttatccaaagtgcatCACGCGgtctctcattcacccattcacacacaccaatggtagcagagctgccatgtaagacactaacttgccatcgggagcaacttggggttcacggtcttgcccaaggacactccggtatgtggagtcatgtgggccgggaattgaaccgccaaccctacgattagtggacaacccgctctaccacctgatccacagccatcCTGTGTGAAGTGAGATGTGAAACTCTCACTCTTTTGATGGCTCTCTCAGCAAGAATTCAAAGACGAGGTATGGCTTGtgttccctctgcattttctttgcTGAACTGAGCTGCTGTTTTAAAAGATGAATGATGAGTTTGGTCCCCCGTTTGGCTAGGGCTGCACAGTTAATCGAATAATCGATcgtgattacgattttgactgcccacgattacacgaacgtgatcgactgcgatactgatgtttaaagttcgtcctccgctcatagaaaactccactgcagatcaaaacaagcgcttcctaaacttacagccaatcaccatagagcggcgcagggatgatgtcattttgtacgcCAAAACCTGGAACTCGCGCTGCGAGCTTCGCTATGGGGTTTCAGAGCGAGCTGCAAGCTCCAGCGCTatgtgcgaggggaaatcacaacagtaacatgatgctaaatggcactacagaggctGTCgcggacattaaacgtcatcacgctgaacacgaaaaaactttgcagataaactggttcaggtgtgcaacttttgttgatcacagagctttttttttttttttaacaataatccaaaaggctattggaaaatgagcctattgggtttttgttgagggaaccagtgtgatgatcacttccgggttccggtacaaaatgataTGCGCCACTCTATTAGGCGAtttgtctgcgtctctcctcctgtaaacagttattgccttttctgcattcgccgGAATTCTTTTCATTTGgctgcatattgttatatttgatgcatattttcatttggttgatggcatttttatttttacttatcctatattttgggtacaattttatttatattttgcttgtacgagatgatgcactttaaggaccggtctaatttgatgtaaagatttgtacattagtaGGAATGTAgtacaacatggaggtgaaagcagcggtctgtttatttaaacgtgaaagtgaaataaatatgttgtcattttggccataatcgtgcagacCTATGTTCTGCCAGGATCTTCTCAATAGTGAATCCGAGACAAGCGTCAAGTCCGGAACGAGCTATAAGTCTTACGCATTTTGAAACCCTGAAGCGTGAAAAATGTCTACGAATATAAAGACTGTATCTGAAATGGCGTACTACTCGACTACACTGTAGGATAAAAGCAGTACtccagaggggtagtatgtccgaattctcagtaggtgAGAAACAGCAGGTGAGAAATGCCTGGATGGTGTACTGCTTCCGGCAAAATGTTGCAGTATGGAACCGATGGCCACTACACGAGTCAaacatcccataatgcaacaggactggTGCGGACAAGCTCAGAACAAAAATGGCGTAAGATAGCTCCTTGGATcgttttaagtattaaacctcggttaaacaggacttgttgaacaatacccgaataaattgttaacatgttgaaggtttaaacaagaaaacagttctcacagcatttgaaaccttttttgtgatctccatcatccCTTTAGCCGGCCAAGATAATGGTAACGAGTTTACCTCAacctgttaaccccgcccacattacaTCACTaattcacttcacttcactttccTGATGTGTATTATTCCGTCAGTGCGGGGGATTTAATCTGCTGGTGGCTTTAAGATTTTAGTGTTTATGATGACGAAGGTCgcaggacaatgccaacatggcggatgtagtatatCCGGGAttgtattcacacacacacacacacacacacagagagagagagagagagagagagagagagagagagattagtgtacacacacacacacagattaataCAGCAGTAGCTACTGTCACGGTACAAGTTTTCGGACACAGCCAAAGAGGTCTTCTGGCCATTGGCGTGATTATTGAACCAATCAGATAAGAGTACATGGAGCGTGAAGGAGAAGCTCATCTGATTGGCTACAAGAAGCAGGAAGCCCCGCCTTCCCCCACGCTTACAGAAGTGTAGTGAGTGAGAATCGGGTGAAAACTGTACATGACATTATCACCTGATGAATAACTAAAGTCAGTAATTACactacatttgtatttaaagcaGCGCATCAGTTCCTTATGCAGTAAAAAGGGCGTTTTCTCACGTCACTTGTCTCAGAGCGCTCTGATGGAACTGATGCGCTGCTTTAAATACAGTTATTACAGTTCAAATGGAGTTCTTAGTCACGCAATAATGGAAGAGGATTATTTGATGAGCCCAATTTCTGAGCGTCCCCCCGGGAATTCCCCCGATTCTCCTGATGAGACACTCCGGCTCTGGCCCATGGACTTCAGCATGGAGCAAAAAACTAACCCTGTGTAGTGTCTGGATTCCTCTAACTGCAGTCTTCTCCAGCAGAGAGAGAACTCCTCCACACTGAACACTAATGAACTCTACAAGCTGAGTGTTGGCCATGGGGCGTGTGGAACCTACCTTAGTGGAAGAGCACTGGATTATTTGGAGGCGGATCCGATGGGGATGGACCCCGCTTGCTGTCTTTAGAATAAAGAACTACAGCGTTCTACAATCAAATGAGACTTCGGCAGAAGGAAAAGTGAAAAtactacaaataaaaacacgATAGCGCGAaatgatgaaaaagaaaacaaaaccggTTTAAATTAAACACAGACAAGAAACCCGCGCCAAACGATTCTgattcgtcttcttcttctggaaTGTTTTGGCGGTGGGCGAACAAACTTATATTGTGCAttccgccacctactggacagGAGTGGGAAGGATCCAGTCGTCAGTGATTTAGTTAACAGCTGGATGTATTTTGTCATATTAAGAGAACACAGCAACACCCTCCAGCGCCGCTTGAGAGGATGTTTAGTATTAGAAGTCTCATTCTCACCCCAAA
This is a stretch of genomic DNA from Ictalurus punctatus breed USDA103 chromosome 13, Coco_2.0, whole genome shotgun sequence. It encodes these proteins:
- the LOC124628806 gene encoding zinc finger protein 239, which gives rise to MYHCSDCGKSFKRQWHLHRHERIHTGEKPYHCSQCGKNFTRQWHLQRHERLHTGEKPYQCSQCGKSFTCQSVLRHHERIHTGEKPYPCGQCGKSFTCQSNLQIHERIHTGEKPYHCGQCGNSFTRQCDLKIHERIHTGEKPYCCGQCGKSFARLCVLQIHERIHTGQKPYHCGQCGNSFTSQGHLQRHKRVHTGEKPYCCGQCGKSFTQLCALQIHERIHTGHKPYHCGQCEKSFTRQSDLTQHARIHTGQKPYFCGHCGRSYAYSISLRRHKCSNIKPSDFVS